One genomic window of Solanum dulcamara chromosome 12, daSolDulc1.2, whole genome shotgun sequence includes the following:
- the LOC129877573 gene encoding pathogenesis-related protein 1C-like has protein sequence MPSFFLLASALLSILLSHSCHAQNSKQDYLDAHNTARANVGVGPLTWDDQVTAYAKQYASQLATDCNLVYSQGQYGENLAAGSDDFMTATKAVAMWVNEKQYYHHDSNKCDEGQVCGHYTQVVWRNSVRLGCARVQ, from the coding sequence ATGCcttcattttttcttcttgCCTCTGCACTTCTCTCCATCCTATTATCCCACTCTTGTCATGCTCAAAACTCTAAACAGGACTATTTGGATGCCCACAACACAGCTCGTGCCAATGTGGGAGTCGGACCGTTAACATGGGACGACCAGGTGACAGCCTACGCCAAACAATATGCATCCCAATTGGCTACTGATTGCAACCTCGTTTATTCTCAAGGCCAATATGGTGAGAACCTAGCTGCTGGAAGCGACGATTTCATGACAGCCACAAAAGCAGTGGCTATGTGGGTCAACGAGAAACAATACTATCACCATGACTCAAATAAATGTGATGAAGGGCAGGTGTGCGGACATTATACTCAGGTGGTTTGGCGTAATTCAGTTCGTTTGGGATGTGCTAGGGTTCAATGA